The following nucleotide sequence is from Oscillospiraceae bacterium.
TATCCGGCCATGTTCACCGGGTCTTTTGCCGAAGAATACGGCGGCGCATAGGCAAATTCGAGGTCCTGCAGGTCGTGGACGGTTGCGCCCAGACGAATCGCGGTCGAGAGCGTGTCGATGCGTTTGTCAACGCCGTCCTTGCCCACGATCTGCGCGCCGAAAATCTTTTTGCCGTCCATCGAGAACAGCATTTTTAAAGTCAGCGGAACCGCGCCCGGATAATATCCGGCATGCGAGTTCTGCGTAATGGTGATGCTCTCATAGTCCTTGCCCTTGACCATGCCGCGCTTGATCAAAACCTTCTCGTTCGCACCGGTCGATGCGGCAGTCAGATCGAATATCTTCGCCACCGAGGTGCCCTGCGTACCCGCATAGGCCTCGTTGGCGCCGTTGATGTTGTTTGCGGCGATACGGCCCTGCTTGTTCGCGGGTCCGGCCAGCGGAATCATCGTCGGCTCTTTCCAAGTGAAGTCCTCGACCTCGATCACATCGCCCACGGCGTAGATGTTGGGGTCGGAGGTCTTGAGATTCTTGTCGACGACCACGCCGCCGCGCGGATTCATGGCCAGTCCGGCCGACTTGGCGAGTTCGCCGTTCGGGCGCACGCCGATGGATAAAATCACGAGTTCGGCGTTCACGGTTTTGCCGCTCTTGAGAGTGACCGTCACGTCATGTTCGTTATCGGTAAAAGAACTCACGCCGTCGCCCAAAAAGAGCTTGACGCCGTTTTGCAGGAGGTTTTCATGCAGAAGCTGCGCCATCTCGAAATCGATCGGCGACATCACCTGATCCAGCGCCTCGATCAAATTGACCTCGACGCCGGCGTGTTTCAGGTTTTCGGCCATCTCGAGTCCGATAAAGCCGCCGCCGATGACCGCTGCGGTCCTGACGCCCTGATCCTGCACCAGCGCGCGGACGCGGTCGGTGTCGGGCACGGTCCAAAGGGTCTGGATGCGCGAGGAGTCGATGCCCGGAATTGGCGGACGCACTGGAGAAGAGCCGGTCGAAATGACCAGCGTGTCATAGGGTTCGGTATAGGTCTCGCCGCTGTCCACCCGCTTGACGGTGACTTCCTTTTTCTCGCGGTCGATGGAAACGACCTCGTTTTTCACGCGCACGTCGATGTTATATTTTTTCTTCATGGCCTCCGGGGTCTGCAGCAGCAGCGAAGCGCGGTTCTTGATCACGTCGCCGACATAATAGGGCAGGCCGCAGTTGGCGTAGGAAATGTATTCCCCACGCTCCATAATGACAATATTTGCGCTTTCATCCAATCTGCGCAGACGCGCCGCGCAGGTTGCGCCGCCGGCCACACCGCCGATAATGACTACTTTCTTCATATGTTTGATACCGACCTTTCCGAAAATTTAAACCTGTTCCGAATCAGTGCAAATCGGGAAATGTAAAGCTGTCTTCGCGCTCTTTCTCTCTATTATACACCATTTCGTAAAAATTCGTATCCTTGACCGAATTTTTTTCATAAAGCCGCTTCCTCACCGGCATTTATGGATTATCTGTAATTATAACCATCCCGCCGTTTTCATTCTGTAACTATATCACAATGCGGGCGGCGAGACGCCGCTCTCAAACGCGAAGCAGAATCTACAAATTCTATCGCTTCGTAGCCGCGTTTCCGACCTCGCATAAATTCCCCTCTGTGGAGGGGTGGCGCATAGCGCCGGGGTGGTCTGATACCGTCTTTGCGAGGAGTGCCGCGCGCGACGAAGCAATCCAGAAAACAAGCGTCTGGATTGCCACGGGGCTAAAGCCCCTCGCAATGACGATTGAACTGCGAAAACGAACACCGGCGCGGCTCAATCGAGCCGCGCCGGTGTCATATCTGTTTTCCTCATTTTTCACGCTTTTCGTGAATTTATCTCTTTATATCTGTTAATGGATTCTATTTTCCGCTTGCGCCGTAGTTGGAGAGTACGCGTGCCGACGGGTCGTTGACCGCACAGTTGGGCCAGGTCTTGTTGGGCATCCAGAAATCGACGACCATCTCGGCCTGTCCGGGATAGAATCGCTCAAACAACTCGCGGTACAGCAGCGACTCCTTGGTAAACGGTCTTGCGTGGGTATACTTGGCCGAAAGCCGTTCAAATTGCTCGTCGGTATAACGCTGTTCGGCATAGGCCTTGAGCACATCGACCATCGAATGACCCACCGCGTCGGAGAAAGCGGCTTTCTGGCGCATCAGAATCGATTCCGGCAGCCAGTCGCCCTCGAACGCATGGCGCAGCAGATATTTGCCGATGCCGTAGGTGTTCATCTTGGTCTTGGGGTCGAGTTCCATGACGTATTTGACGAGATCGAGATCGCCGAACGGAACGCGCGCCTCCATCGAATGAGAGGAGATGCAGCGGTCGGCGCGCAGCACGTCGTACATGTACAGTTCGCGGATGCGCTTTTCGGCCTCGGTCTGGAACGCCTCGGGACTCGGCGCGAAATCGGTGTATTTATAACCGAACATCTCGTCCGAGATTTCACCGGTCAGCAGCACGCGCACATCGGTATGCTCGCGGATCTGCTTGCACAGCAGATACATGCCGATCGAGGCGCGGATGGTCGTGATGTCATAGGTGGCCAGCGAACGCACCAACTCGGGCAGAACCGCAAGCACGTCTTCGTCGTTCATATAGAACTCGGTATGGTCGCTGCCGATGTATTCGGCGACTTCCTTGGCGTACTTCAAGTCGATGGCGTCGGTTGTCATGCCGATGGCATAGGTCTTGATGGGTTTTTTGAGTTCACGGGCCGCGATGGAGCAGACCAGCGAACTGTCCAGACCACCGCTGAGCAAGAAGCCCAGCGGTGCGTCGGAGTCCAATCGCTTGCTCACGCCCGCGATTAATTTATCATGGATGTTTTTGCAGACGGTTTCGACGTCTGATGTGATGACCTTCTCCGGTTTCGCGATATCGCAGTATTGGGTGAATTGACCGTCTGCGTAATAGCAGCCCGGCGGGAACGGATAAATCCGATCACACACGCCGACGAGGTTATTCGCCTCGCTGGAAAACACCAATCCCGAACCGCGTTTCCCGTAGAACAACGGCCGAATGCCGATAGGGTCACGGGCAGCGATGAACTCATCTTTTTCCCCGTCATAGAGGATCAGGGCGAACTCTGCGTCGAGCATCGAAAACATCTTCAGACCGTATTCGCGGTACATCGGCAGCAGAATCTCACAGTCGCTGTCGCTTTTGAAGGTGTATTTCTTCGCCAACTGTTCCTTGATGGGGCGGAATCCGTAGATCTCGCCGTTACAGACCGCTTTGCTGGATCCCAGCGAAAACGGCTGCATACCCTCGGGTGTAAGGCCCATGATTGACAGCCGCTGGAATCCCAACAGACCTTTTCCGGCGTCCTCAATCCGTTCTCCGTCCGGTCCGCGTCTCCCAGTGCATTCAAGGCAGCGGGAAACCTCGCCTTTAGAGATGTTGTTTTCGGTAAAACCGATGATGGTGCACAAACTCAAAAACCCCCGATCAATTTTAGATCATTAACATTCTGTATCCTGAAGAGCTGCATAGCCCTCTTCACCTGTACGTACTTTGATGACATTTTCAACATCATAGACAAAGATCTTACCGTCACCGATATGTCCCGTATACAATGCTTTCTTGGCCGCCTCGACCACATCCCGAACGGGAACTTTCGAAACCACGACTTCAACACAGACCTTCGGCAGCAGATTGACTTCGCGTTTGACACCGCGATAATATTCCGTGTGTCCGCCCTGGACGCCGCAGCCGAGCACGTTGGTGACGGTCATACCGGTCACGCCCAGTTCGCCGAGAGCCTCTTTGAGGATCGGGAAACGCTCCTGCTTGCAGACGATATCGAGCTTGGTCAGTTTTGCACCCGGATTGACAACCTTGGTAACCGGAACGGCCGCCTCAACTGGCACCGCAGGGGCTTCCACAGCTGCGATAATCGGTGCAATCGCCGCCATGTCGCTTTCGACCATCGGCATGAAGTCGGCATACGCGCTGGCCAAACCGTGTTCGGGCAGATCCAAACCGCTGATTTCTTCAGCGGCACTGACACGCAGACCGGTTGTCTTTTTCAAGGTGACAAACAGAATGGTCGC
It contains:
- a CDS encoding FAD-dependent oxidoreductase, translated to MKKVVIIGGVAGGATCAARLRRLDESANIVIMERGEYISYANCGLPYYVGDVIKNRASLLLQTPEAMKKKYNIDVRVKNEVVSIDREKKEVTVKRVDSGETYTEPYDTLVISTGSSPVRPPIPGIDSSRIQTLWTVPDTDRVRALVQDQGVRTAAVIGGGFIGLEMAENLKHAGVEVNLIEALDQVMSPIDFEMAQLLHENLLQNGVKLFLGDGVSSFTDNEHDVTVTLKSGKTVNAELVILSIGVRPNGELAKSAGLAMNPRGGVVVDKNLKTSDPNIYAVGDVIEVEDFTWKEPTMIPLAGPANKQGRIAANNINGANEAYAGTQGTSVAKIFDLTAASTGANEKVLIKRGMVKGKDYESITITQNSHAGYYPGAVPLTLKMLFSMDGKKIFGAQIVGKDGVDKRIDTLSTAIRLGATVHDLQDLEFAYAPPYSSAKDPVNMAGYMAGNVLAGKVAYSPWDVLEKKPEAVALDVREDAELLAFALPNAKHIPLGQVRGRINELDKSKDIVVFCAIGVRAYNAARVLMNEGFKHVTIYPGGARFYQSTHYQPDITPIAQASISDSGHMDTKDVPKASMRLDCSGMQCPGPIMTVFETMKSMRDGDVVEVSASDPGFARDIVAWTRRTGNTLVANDRRGDDYIALVKKGSATTAAPVVKDNTEGKTIIVFSGDLDKVLASFIIANGAAAMGRPVTMFFTFWGLTVLRKPKKQKVKKSFMESMFGAMLPRGSKKLKLSRMNMAGMGTAMMKKIMGDKNVDSLEELIRKAMKAGVKIVACTMSMDVMGIKEEELIEGVELGGVGAYLGDAEESNVNLFI
- the asnB gene encoding asparagine synthase B, producing MCTIIGFTENNISKGEVSRCLECTGRRGPDGERIEDAGKGLLGFQRLSIMGLTPEGMQPFSLGSSKAVCNGEIYGFRPIKEQLAKKYTFKSDSDCEILLPMYREYGLKMFSMLDAEFALILYDGEKDEFIAARDPIGIRPLFYGKRGSGLVFSSEANNLVGVCDRIYPFPPGCYYADGQFTQYCDIAKPEKVITSDVETVCKNIHDKLIAGVSKRLDSDAPLGFLLSGGLDSSLVCSIAARELKKPIKTYAIGMTTDAIDLKYAKEVAEYIGSDHTEFYMNDEDVLAVLPELVRSLATYDITTIRASIGMYLLCKQIREHTDVRVLLTGEISDEMFGYKYTDFAPSPEAFQTEAEKRIRELYMYDVLRADRCISSHSMEARVPFGDLDLVKYVMELDPKTKMNTYGIGKYLLRHAFEGDWLPESILMRQKAAFSDAVGHSMVDVLKAYAEQRYTDEQFERLSAKYTHARPFTKESLLYRELFERFYPGQAEMVVDFWMPNKTWPNCAVNDPSARVLSNYGASGK